Proteins from one Panthera leo isolate Ple1 chromosome D1, P.leo_Ple1_pat1.1, whole genome shotgun sequence genomic window:
- the NXPE4 gene encoding LOW QUALITY PROTEIN: NXPE family member 4 (The sequence of the model RefSeq protein was modified relative to this genomic sequence to represent the inferred CDS: inserted 2 bases in 2 codons; substituted 6 bases at 6 genomic stop codons), with product MDNKYMNHKDLHELGYTIRVGVMLSAGKCSKSEIWTTLKTPISLYHWNFIMKPSCPEVLLHPVVXSAETELRIKGIMEKLDQVIPPRPFTYVNTTTSAAHSRATVLHPRDAYCRGDQLDLLLEVRGHLGHRKMYGGDFLRPXMSSPDLKAGASGKATDFNNGILSASPWEGRVSLSLLLIHPREGVSDLWRXRNQGYDRAIFTGQFARGTCHVNTDCALVLNSITELCAYLDTQEQVAFHCVRPQHISCAALTHMHSKNKDVSYLSKQEWRLFERTNIVKILGKFLAITYSKESYLADSLAEKTVQMKKKCEFGMASTIPGGHVWKDTWNPVSCSLAPIKMKECLRGNFIYLMRDSTICQWMEYFKNSISTLKSMDLPEAGKFQHXLAVDLDENINIQWQKHGYPLIGSLAYSVKEIEYIARVIDKTGGDKHTVIVISLGQHFIPFPTDVFIXRALNVHQAVQHHLLRSPDTMVIIKAENIREINTDVERFSDFHGYIQYLAIKDIFXDLYVGIIDVXYNNCIXQNSVHPPQSVVRNQINILLNCIC from the exons ATGGACAATAAATATATGAACCACAAGGATCTACATGAACTTGGTTATACCATTCGTGTTGGAGTAATGCTGAGTGCTGGCAAGTGCTCTAAATCAGAG ATATGGACTACACTTAAGACGCCCATCTCCCTCTATCACTGGAATTTTATCATGAAGCCTTCATGTCCTGAAGTACTACTGCATCCAGTAGTTTGATCAGCAGAGACTGAGCTGAGAATAAAGGGAATCATGGAGAAACTAGACCAGGTGATCCCACCCAGACCTTTCACCTACGTGAACACCACCACCAGTGCTGCACACAGCAGAGCCACCGTCCTTCACCCTCGAGATGCCTACTGCAGGGGGGATCAGCTAGACCTCCTTCTGGAGGTAAGGGGCCACTTGGGACACAGGAAGATGTATGGTGGGGATTTCCTGAGGC GGATGTCCTCCCCAGATCTGAAGGCAGGTGCTTCAGGAAAGGCGACAGACTTCAACAATGGCATCTTGTCAGCTTCGCCCTGGGAAGGCCGGgtatctctgtctcttctgctcaTCCACCCCAGGGAAGGGGTGTCagatctctgga caaggaaccAAGGCTATGACAGGGCGATCTTCACAGGCCAGTTTGCCAGGGGCACCTGTCATGTCAATACTGATTGTGCCCTGGTTTTAAACTCAATCACTGAGCTATGTGCATACCTGGATACGCAGGAGCAAGTAGCCTTCCACTGTGTGAGACCTCAGCACATTTCCTGTGCTGCACTCACTCACATGCATTCCAAAAACAAGGATGTTTCTTATCTCAGCAAACAAGAATGGAGACTCTTCGAAAG aacaaatattgttaaaat cttagggaagtttttagccattaCTTATTCAAAAGA ATCCTATCTTGCTGATTCTTTGGCAGAAAAAACAgttcaaatgaaaaagaaatgtgagttTGGAATGGCATCCACAATCCCGGGTGGACATGTCTGGAAAGACACATGGAATCCTGTCTCTTGTAGTTTGGCTCCAATCAAAATGAAAGAATGCCTAAGAGGAAATTTTATATATCTAATGAGAGATTCCACAATCTGCCAGTGGATGGAATATTTCAAAAACAGTATCAGCA CGCTGAAGTCAATGGATCTGCCTGAGGCTGGAAAATTTCAACACTAACTTGCTGTGGACTTGGATGAGAATATCAACATTCAGTGGCAAAAACATGGTTATCCCTTGATTGGATCATTGGCCTATTCAGTGAAAGAAATTGAGTACATTGCCAGAGTCATTGACAAAACTGGAGGAGATAAACACACCGTCATTGTTATTTCTCTGGGCCAGCATTTCATACCCTTCCCCactgatgtttttatttgaagGGCCCTCAATGTCCACCAAGCTGTTCAGCATCATCTTCTGAGAAGCCCAGACACTATGGTTATCATAAAGGCAGAAAACATCAGGGAGATAAACACCGATGTGGAAAGATTTAGTGATTTTCATGGTTACATCCAGTATCTTGCCATTAAGGACATTTTTTAAGATCTCTATGTGGGCATCATTGATGTCTGATATAACAATTGCATATAGCAAAATAGTGTCCACCCACCTCAATCTGTAGTCAGAAATCAAATTAATATATTGTTAAACTGTATTTGCTAG